A genomic region of Zea mays cultivar B73 chromosome 6, Zm-B73-REFERENCE-NAM-5.0, whole genome shotgun sequence contains the following coding sequences:
- the LOC100286260 gene encoding lactoylglutathione lyase, whose protein sequence is MLVKKNNSTAMAAGVLPLASLNHISIVCRSVEASLRFYADVLGFVPIRRPGSFDFDGAWLFNYGIGVHLLQSEDPGSLPENKGEINPKDNHISFQCESMVAVERRLKEMGIPYVQRCVEEGGINVDQIFFHDPDAFMIEVCNCDNLPVVPLAAAADQRAPAVLGACKRAAAAVGVKQQQQQSSGGAVPSSAAPAAAAQRVPSAAQAPIVRVAEESTSHISCA, encoded by the exons ATGCTGGTGAAGAAGAACAACAGCACGGCGATGGCGGCGGGCGTGCTGCCGCTGGCGTCGCTGAACCACATCAGCATCGTGTGCCGGTCGGTGGAGGCGTCGCTGCGCTTCTACGCGGACGTGCTCGGCTTCGTGCCCATCCGCCGCCCCGGCTCCTTCGACTTCGACGGCGCCTG GCTGTTCAACTACGGGATCGGCGTCCACCTACTGCAGTCGGAGGACCCCGGCAGCCTCCCGGAGAATAAGGGCGAGATCAACCCCAAGGACAACCACATCTCCTTCCAG TGCGAGAGCATGGTGGCGGTGGAGCGGCGGCTCAAGGAGATGGGCATCCCGTACGTGCAGCGCTGCGTGGAGGAGGGCGGCATCAACGTGGACCAGATCTTCTTCCACGACCCGGACGCCTTCATGATCGAGGTCTGCAACTGCGACAACCTCCCCGTCGTcccgctcgccgccgccgccgaccagCGCGCGCCTGCCGTCCTCGGCGCCTGCAAGCGGGCCGCGGCGGCGGTCGGCgtcaagcagcagcagcagcaaagcAGCGGCGGCGCCGTGCCTTCTTCCGCCGCCCCGGCGGCGGCCGCGCAGCGCGTGCCGTCGGCGGCGCAGGCGCCCATCGTCCGCGTCGCCGAGGAGTCGACGTCGCACATTTCGTGCGCGTGA